The genomic window GGCCCTGGAATCCCTGCGGAACCTCTACCTTTCCCTCGACATCCCCGACCGCATCGCGGCGCTTCGCACCTCCGGCGGCGAACTCATGCGCCATCTGCCCCAGGAGGTGCTCCAGGACGAGGAGACGCTCCGCCGGATGGTGTCCGACCGCCAGCTCGACCCGGGCGTCCTCCTCCGGCTCGCCCGCAACAAGCTGACCCCGCGCGCCGTGCTGGAGCAGATCGCGGGCCATCCCGTGCTCATGGCCCACGCCGCCATCATGTCGGAGCTGCTGCTCAACCCGAAGACCCCCCGGGAGGCCTCCGTCCGCATCTGGGGTCTCCTCTCCGAGGCGGAACAGCAGCAGCTGCTCCGCAGCCCCCATCTTCCCGCCGCCCTTCGGACCCTCGGGTAAACGCTCCCAGTGCGATCCCGTAGCCCAAGTCCAGGAGCCCCCATGCGACGCCCCGCCGCTTTTCTGATCCCCGCCGCGGTGGCTCTGATCTGCCTTCCCTTCGCCACCTCCTGCCGGCCCAAGCCCCGGGTCCCGGGCTGGGTGCAGGCCGCGCCGGCCGACAGCCTCGCGGCCTTCTCCGGCGAGGCGGGCTGGGTGCTGACCCACAAGGATGTCCAGTCCCTGATCTCCCGGGATCCCATGGTGGAGCGGGCCCTGGACCTCTTCCTCCAGAAGGCCCGAATCAATCCCCGCAACGAAACCGGGCGGGTGACCTTCCATGTCATCGGCATGCCGCAAAAGGGCGAGGACAACCTCCAGAAGGGCCTGGAGCATGTCCTCATCCAGCTCAACCAGTTCAAGGACCCCACCGCCCTGGTCTCGGCCCTGGCCGAGTCCTTCCCTCAGGAGGGTAGCCTGCGCCTGCAGGGCCGGGACTGGCCCCTCCATGTGATCCTCGACATCGAGGCCCAGGGGACGAAGGCCCACATCCGCGCCGCCAGCGACGAGCAGGGCCAGGTCTGGATCGGCTCCCTCGAGGCCCTCAACCGCATGGCCACGCGCGGCAGCCTGGCCGCCCAGCCCGATGCGGCCCTCGCCGCCGAGTGGATCAGCGCCCGCGCACCCTTCCAGGGCTACCTCCAGCCGGAGACGCTGCTGGGCGGGTTGCGCCAGAACCTGGAAAGCACCTTCATCAAGGATCTGCCCCAGGGTGTCAACGCCCTCTTCTGGAGCATCACGCCAGCCACCGAGAAGGACCAGCCCATCCGCTTCGAGCTGGCCCTGGCCGGCACCCCCGAGGGCATCAACCAGGTCACGCCCTGGCTCCAGCGCCTGGTCGCCGCCGCCAATGCGGTCCAGGCCACGCCGGGCTCCACTCCCGAGCTTCTCCAGGAGAAGCGCCGGGTGGGCCTGCGCTGCACCCTTACGCCCGACCAGCTCAAGCTGGTGATGGAAAAGCTCGGCCAGCCCGGCTTCTCCTTCCGCCTCCCGACCGGAGGCCCCAAGGCATGAGCGTGGCGGCATGAGCGCGGTCCTGCCCCTGTCTCCGGGTCCCGGCGGCGAACCCGCCGGGCCGGAGGCGGAGTCCCCCGAATACTGGATGGCCCAGCTCAAGGCCGGACGCGAGGAGGCCCTGGCCCACCTCATGGCCCGCTTCGAGCGGCCGCTCTGCGCCTTTCTGCACCGCCGCCTCCAGGGGGAGGCCGGGGTCGTCCAGGAGTTGGCCCAGGAGGTTTTCCTCAAATGCCTCCAGCATTGCCAACGGTTTGAGGACGGTCGTCCGGTGGCCGCCTGGCTTTTTACGCTGGCGGCTAATGCGGCGACGGACCATCTGCGTAGACGAGGGCGAGAGGTATCCCCTCCCGAGACCTTTGACGCACCGGACCCCCACCAGGCTTCACCCTGGGAATCCGTGGACCAAAGCCGACGGCTCCAGGCCCTTCGCGGGGCTCTGGACGGACTCACCCCCCGCCAGCGGGCCATGGTTCTCGCCTACTACGTGCATGAACATCCGGTGAAGCGGATCGCCCTGGATCTGGGCTGCGCCGAAGGCACCGTCAAAGCCACGCTCTTCCAAAGCCTCCAGAAGCTCCGCAAGACCCTCGGACCCCAGCCATGACCCCCGCCCCCGACCCCAACCGCCCCGACCCCCGCCTCCAAGACGAGGCCCGGTGCTTCGAGATCCTCGACCAGCCCGAGCTCTGGCCCGAGGACCCCGCGCGGCAGGCCGAGCTGGCGGACCTGCTGGAACTCCACCTGGCCCTCCGGAGCCACGGACCCGCCCTGGCGGCGGACCTGGCCCCCGCTCCGCGCACCCGCTGGACCGGCTCCTGGACCCTGGCCGCCGCCGCCGTCCTTCTGGTGGCCCTGATCCCCGCCGTCGCCACCCTCCAGCGCACCCGGAGCCTGCAGGCTTTGGCCCGCGACACGGCGCGCCTCGAGCAGTTGGCCCAGAAGCGCACCCAGGATCGTGCCTGGATCGCTTTCTTCC from Geothrix sp. includes these protein-coding regions:
- a CDS encoding RNA polymerase sigma factor is translated as MSAVLPLSPGPGGEPAGPEAESPEYWMAQLKAGREEALAHLMARFERPLCAFLHRRLQGEAGVVQELAQEVFLKCLQHCQRFEDGRPVAAWLFTLAANAATDHLRRRGREVSPPETFDAPDPHQASPWESVDQSRRLQALRGALDGLTPRQRAMVLAYYVHEHPVKRIALDLGCAEGTVKATLFQSLQKLRKTLGPQP